In the Malassezia vespertilionis chromosome 3, complete sequence genome, one interval contains:
- a CDS encoding histidine kinase (COG:T; EggNog:ENOG503NXNC): MAASVSMPQCPPMCRSSPYALPVPSPNVMATADGCLDYVSALLHAVVYASEECSEPKGDEKARAEARYAVDFPLAPFPEHERGVKLNLIQTLIQTMAHKLWDMEDHDMEQKTGAHRGSRIAERRSLPYPLSQAHPLSSEYPLSFPMGMENNEPVILSYRKSSRAPRNITGYTFSPPLHAGMQSFSGFSSNQPSPYPQTSEVDPMEMLERFNEQSGLSAEEELHLLKAQVQDIARVCKAVALGDLTQHIMVPVQGPVMVELKEIINQMVDRLSNFASEVTRVSLEVGTEGKLGGQAGVEGVEGTWKELKDVVNRLAENLTNQVRGVALVTKAVARGDLSKKIDVQADGEILELKVTINVMVDQLRHFANEVTRVSREVGSQGRLGGQAHVPGVKGVWKELTDNVNRMCLNLTEQVRSIGIVTTAVAKGDLTKTIEIEAEGEMAQLKDTVNSMVSQLRVFASEVVRMSMEVGTYGRLGGQAHVPNVEGIWKDLTKSVNKMADNLTSQVREIARVTKCVAEGVLTEFITVDVKGEILELKNTVNNMVRQLKTLSDEIIRVSVEVGTEGRLGGQANVADVKGQWQVLTERVNMMASNLTTQVRSIATVNTAVARGDLSKTINVEVRGEFLDLKLTVNNMVESLRTFSTEVTRVATEVGTEGKLGGRATVLGVGGTWKDLTDSVNTMAANITLQVRAIAYATTAVARGDLTQKVTISVSGEILDLVNTINNMIDQLSFFASEVTRVAREVGTEGKLGVQAQKKDIKGKWAEITDNVNIMANNLTSQVRAFAQITAAATDGDFTRFVTVEASGEMDSLKTKINQMVYSLRDSIQKNTAAREAAELANRSKSEFLANMSHEIRTPMNGIIGMTSLTLETELSRTQRENMVTVSTLAENLLAIIDDILDISKIEAGRMNVEEIPFSLRGIVFSVLKTLSVRAAQKKLNLVYEVSRDCPDPLIGDALRLKQIITNLIGNAVKFTESGGRVVLRCKLSAYRGNNEALLEFCASDSGIGIKQDKLDMIFDTFCQADGSTTRKYGGTGLGLSISRRLVNLMGGDMWVRSHFGKGSDFFFTMVVKLDKFSKDQLAERMRPYIGRNVFFLDTVHDKTGVAHMLTKLGLKPLVFHSLEDALARPPLFSRVDAIVTDSVALVPQLRANEQLRYIPINLVTPEVLSLNLTFCLDYGVSSYINTPLSFEDLYYALLPSLESSAATPSEGNNDVNFDILLAEDNLVNQKLACKILQNQGHHVDVVDNGELAVFAVQKQRYDAILMDVSMPVMGGIEATMAIREHEQALGLSNIPIIALTAHAMLGDKEICLQAGMNAYVSKPIRRVELVSTLNSQLCQKSEAQEADKLP, from the coding sequence ATGGCGGCATCTGTATCGATGCCGCAGTGCCCGCCAATGTGCCGGAGCTCTCCGTACGCATTGCCTGTGCCGAGCCCCAATGTCATGGCCACGGCGGACGGGTGTTTGGATTATGTATCTGCACTATTGCACGCGGTGGTCTACGCATCGGAGGAGTGCAGCGAGCCGAAGGGCGATGAGAAAGCGCGGGCGGAGGCGCGCTATGCAGTAGACTTTCCGCTCGCACCGTTTCCCGAGCACGAGCGAGGCGTGAAGCTAAATCTGATACAGACGCTGATCCAGACCATGGCGCATAAACTATGGGACATGGAAGACCACGATATGGAACAGAAAAccggagcgcatcgcggaTCGCGGATTGCCGAGCGTAGGAGTTTGCCCTACCCCCTCTCCCAAGCACACCCCCTCAGCTCCGAGTACCCTTTGAGCTTTCCCATGGGCATGGAAAACAATGAGCCTGTTATTCTCTCGTATCGCaaatcgtcgcgcgcgccacgaaACATTACCGGCTACACATTCTCCCCCCCGCTGCACGCCGGCATGCAAAGCTTTTCTGGCTTTAGTTCGAATCAGCCGTCTCCGTACCCCCAGACCAGCGAGGTTGACCCGATGGAaatgctcgagcgcttcaACGAGCAGAGTGGTCTCAGCGCCGAGGAAGAGCTGCATCTGCTCAAAGCACAAGTGCAGGACATTGCGCGTGTGTGCAAAGCCGTTGCGCTGGGGGACCTGACGCAGCACATTATGGTTCCCGTGCAAGGGCCCGTCATGGTTGAGCTCAAAGAAATTATTAACCAGATGGTCGACCGACTGAGCAACTTTGCGAGCGAAGTCACGCGTGTATCACTTGAAGTTGGCACAGAAGGCAAGCTGGGAGGGCAAGCGGGTGTCGAAGGCGTCGAAGGTACCTGGAAAGAGCTCAAAGATGTGGTCAACAGGCTTGCCGAGAACTTGACGAATCAGGTGCGCGGTGTCGCCCTGGTTACCAAAGccgttgcgcgcggcgacctCTCCAAGAAGATTGATGTGCAGGCCGACGGCGAGATTCTAGAGCTCAAGGTGACGATCAACGTCATGGTAGATCAACTTCGCCACTTTGCCAATGAAGTCACGCGCGTCTCGAGAGAAGTCGGCTCCCAGGGCAGATTGGGAGGCCAAGCGCACGTTCCCGGCGTCAAAGGTGTCTGGAAAGAGCTGACTGACAATGTGAACCGGATGTGTTTGAATTTGACCGAGCAGGTGCGGTCCATTGGCATTGTGACCACCGCCGTGGCCAAAGGTGACCTCACCAAGACCATTGAAATTGAGGCGGAGGGCGAGATGGCGCAGCTGAAAGACACGGTGAATAGCATGGTGAGCCAGCTGCGTGTATTTGCGAGCGAAGTAGTGCGCATGTCGATGGAGGTAGGTACGTATGGCCGCCTCGGTGGACAGGCGCATGTGCCAAACGTGGAAGGGATCTGGAAAGACTTGACCAAGAGCGTGAACAAGATGGCCGACAACCTCACCTCGCAGGTGCGAgagattgcgcgcgttACCAAATGCGTCGCAGAGGGCGTGCTGACCGAGTTTATCACTGTCGACGTCAAGGGCGAGATTTTGGAGCTGAAAAACACGGTGAACAACATGGTCCGCCAGCTCAAGACCCTCTCCGACGAGATCATCCGTGTCTCGGTCGAGGTCGGCACTGAAGGCCGCCTGGGTGGCCAGGCCAACGTGGCAGACGTCAAAGGACAATGGCAGGTGCTTACAGAGCGTGTCAATATGATGGCGAGCAACTTGACTACGCAGGTACGCTCGATTGCCACGGTGAATactgccgtcgcgcgcggcgacttGAGCAAGACGATCAATGTCGAGGTCCGTGGAGAGTTTCTCGATCTCAAGCTGACGGTAAACAACATGGtcgagtcgctgcgcacctttTCCACAGAAGTTACCAGGGTCGCCACTGAGGTCGGCACTGAAGGAAAGCTTGGCGGACGCGCGACTGTTTTGGGCGTCGGCGGGACGTGGAAGGATCTGACCGACTCGGTGAACACTATGGCGGCGAACATTACGTTACAAGTGCGCGCAATTGCCTACGCAACCACCGCCGTCGCCCGCGGCGACCTGACACAAAAGGTCACCATTTCTGTTTCCGGCGAGATCTTGGACTTGGTCAACACCATCAATAACATGATCGACCAGCTGTCCTTCTTTGCCTCCGAAGTGACGCGTGTTGCAAGGGAGGTAGGCACCGAAGGCAAGCTTGGTGTTCAAGCGCAAAAGAAAGACATCAAAGGCAAGTGGGCAGAAATCACGGACAATGTCAACATCATGGCCAACAACCTTACCTCCCAAGtgcgtgcgtttgcgcagaTCACTGCGGCGGCAACAGACGGCGACTTTACGCGCTTTGTCACCGTCGAGGCTAGTGGTGAGATGGACTCGCTCAAGACCAAGATTAACCAAATGGTGTACAGTTTGCGCGATAGTATCCAGAAGAACACAGCCGCGCGTGAGGCTGCCGAGCTTGCAAACAGGAGCAAGTCTGAATTCCTGGCCAACATGTCGCACGAAATTCGCACGCCTATGAACGGCATTATCGGTATGACGTCCCTCACCCTCGAAACCGAGCTTTCGCGCACACAGCGCGAAAACATGGTCACCGTCTCGACGCTCGCGGAAAATCTTTTGGCTATCATCGACGACATACTCGACATCTCCAAGATCGAGGCAGGCCGTATGAACGTGGAAGAAATTCCTTTTAGCTTGCGTGGTATTGTGTTTAGCGTGCTCAAGACACTCTCtgtgcgtgctgcgcaaaaaaagCTCAATTTGGTGTACGAAGTCTCACGAGACTGTCCCGACCCGCTAAttggcgacgcgctgcgtttGAAGCAGATCATCACAAACCTGATTGGAAATGCCGTCAAGTTTACCGAAAGCGGCGGTCGCgttgtgctgcgctgcaagctgAGTGCATACCGTGGCAACAACGAAGCCCTCTTGGAATTCTGCGCGTCTGATTCGGGCATTGGCATCAAGCAGGATAAGCTGGACATGATTTTCGACACATTTTGCCAGGCAGATGGCTCGACTACGCGCAAATACGGCGGCACAGGCCTCGGTCTCTCCATCTCGCGGCGTCTTGTGAATTTGATGGGCGGCGACATGTGGGTGCGAAGCCATTTTGGCAAAGGCTCTGATTTCTTCTTCACCATGGTCGTCAAACTGGACAAATTTTCCAAGGACCAACTGGCGGAGCGGATGCGCCCTTACATCGGACGCAACGTTTTCTTCCTCGATACAGTGCACGACAAGACTGGCGTGGCGCATATGCTTACAAAGCTCGGACTGAAGCCACTTGTATTCCATTCCCTCGaagacgcgcttgcgcgcccGCCATTGTTCAGCCGCGTAGATGCTATTGTGACGGACAGTGTTGCGCTTGTTCCGCAGCTCCGTGCAAACGAACAGCTGCGCTACATTCCAATCAATCTCGTCACACCCGAAGTGCTTTCCCTAAATTTGACATTCTGTCTAGACTACGGCGTTTCGTCGTACATCAACACGCCACTGTCCTTCGAGGACTTGTACTATGCCCTGCTTCCTTCCCTGGAAAGCTCTGCCGCAACACCGTCCGAAGGCAACAATGACGTAAACTTTGACATTTTGCTGGCAGAAGACAACCTGGTCAACCAAAAACTTGCTTGCAAAATCCTGCAGAATCAAGGGCACCATGTGGACGTGGTGGACAACGGCGAGCTGGCTGTTTTTGCAGtgcaaaagcagcgctACGATGCGATTCTTATGGATGTGAGTATGCCCGTGATGGGCGGTATCGAGGCGACCATGGCGATTCGCGAGCACGAACAGGCGCTTGGCCTCAGCAATATCCCCATCATTGCGCTCACGGCGCATGCGATGCTGGGAGATAAGGAAATATGTCTGCAGGCAGGCATGAATGCCTATGTCAGCAAGCCGATTCGAAGGGTGGAGCTCGTCTCCACGCTCAACTCGCAGCTGTGCCAAAAGAGCGAGGCGCAGGAAGCGGATAAACTGCCGTGA
- the BYE1 gene encoding Transcription factor bye1 (COG:K; EggNog:ENOG503NZY1) — protein sequence MASDTDGANPRRGTRSKRPAQRYMPEPTGSQDAASIRADTLPTEAKKRRRALPSEEEEKEEEEEEEEDDKVYCVCRKQDNGSPMICCSVCGEWYHLKCMGLSKRVADAMDEYVCDPCEKSTSVGETRSKDENEDEFKEEDAQEDEGVDDDAYEKASSDENERPTRNVAPRRAARAAVSRKRAKTSTTDPVRVHVLTTFTSIFTPLFAAHDAEQAREKANIYAEELEHELHAMLGNKEKGRLYKERFRTLSFNLKDQRNTSLHRRITSNALSATELAHLNNEELANDTIRVATEKAKRDALQQSVLREQADGPARKITHKGEVDIERENAPYAPPQAVEEPAPAKQEAPEQESKEPEAASATPSPPKTHPSLDFARAWKDAVHSPRNQESAPTDTFDFDFDTTYTPAPEPEADALADGAREANDASGDADTYIDSFLDDPGASVQDAPLAKSTTPPGTPPPNALGRVRHAKPRAVPLEAQPVVWDGVVTMPEFTSAYVHARQLSAPLYKPDSPLWPAIFAGTECMVEGRLPDRTAIDYLLQVRHSPRNDTLLLVLDAGGDIDAPERHHETNDTLHSSASLDKLVHYFADKNRFGVLTSAPGTQGTLVKDFYIAPLRAHTEVPDWVYALRPDGLGKKWHASRPANILLVVLVFFKSALETQLREPHAFAPAPAPVRPPAPAPVHAPNAPTPVALDALLNVNPDAIQNLLSTLGNARPPGAPPGVVPFPPPMRPPPIEHQSIPPPGVPPPPPMARPMRAWGPSAPPGESRGPPLPWDAPRPPFPGYGLPEAPPGFNTSRGGWYGGNTDRSSTSPYNGPRKQHGGRRRER from the coding sequence ATGGCGTCTGATACAGACGGTGCGAatccgcgacgcggcacACGCTCCAAGCGTCCTGCTCAGCGGTACATGCCTGAACCGACCGGATCCCAAGATGCTGCATCGATACGCGCAGACACTTTACCGACAGAGGCGAAGAAACGTCGGCGTGCGTTGCCGtcggaagaggaagagaaagaggaagaggaagaggaagaggaagatgACAAAGTGTACTGCGTGTGTCGGAAGCAGGATAATGGGTCTCCTATGATTTGCTGTAGTGTGTGTGGTGAGTGGTACCACCTCAAGTGCATGGGCCTCTCAAAACGCGTCGCGGATGCAATGGACGAGTATGTATGCGATCCATGCGAGAAATCTACTTCCGTGGGTGAGACGCGAAGCAAGGACGAGAACGAGGACGAATTTAAGGAGGAGGATGCACAAGAGGACGAAGGcgtcgacgacgatgcgTACGAAAAAGCATCGTCCGACGAAAACGAGCGGCCCACAAGGAACGTTGCACCACGAcgtgccgcacgcgccgctgtgtcgcgcaagcgcgccaaaacGTCGACCACGGACcctgtgcgcgtgcatgtgcTTACCACGTTTACCAGCATTTTTACGCCCCTCTTTGCGGCACACGACGCggagcaagcgcgagagAAGGCCAACATATACGCGGAAGAACTTGAGCACGAGCTACATGCGATGCTTGGGAACAAGGAAAAAGGGCGCTTGTACAAGGAGCGTTTCCGTACGCTCAGCTTCAACCTCAAAGACCAGCGGAACACATCGCTGCACCGGCGCATTACCTCGAACGCGCTTTCGGCTACAGAACTAGCACACCTAAACAACGAAGAACTTGCAAACGACACGATCCGCGTGGCAACAGAAAaagcaaagcgcgacgctttgCAGCAGTCTGTTTTGCGCGAACAAGCAGATGGCCCCGCGCGGAAAATCACGCACAAGGGCGAGGTGGatatcgagcgcgagaatgCGCCGTATGCACCGCCACAAGCAGTCGAAGAGCCGGCTCCTGCAAAGCAGGAAGCACCCGAACAAGAGAGCAAGGAGCCCGAGGCGGCCTCAGcgacgccatcgccgccgAAAACACATCCATCGCTCGactttgcacgcgcgtggAAAGATGCCGtgcactcgccgcgcaaccaggaaagcgcgccgacggACACGTTCGACTTTGACTTTGACACCACCTATACACCCGCGCCGGAGCCCGAGGCAGACGCACTTGCCGACGGGGCAAGAGAAGCCAACGACGCGTCTGGCGACGCAGACACCTACATTGATTCTTTTCTCGACGATCCCGGAGCGTCCgtgcaggatgcgccgcttgccaAAAGCACCACCCCCCCCGGCACGCCGCCACCGAACGCGTTGGGCCGTGTCCGCCATGCCAAGccacgcgccgtgccttTGGAGGCACAGCCCGTCGTTTGGGACGGCGTCGTGACGATGCCCGAGTTTACGTCGGCCTACGTGCATGCCCGGCAGCTCAGTGCTCCGCTCTACAAGCCCGACTCGCCTTTGTGGCCCGCCATTTTCGCCGGCACAGAGTGCATGGTCGAAGGGCGTCTTCCCGACCGCACCGCCATCGACTACCTTTTGCAGGTGCGCCACTCGCCGCGGAATGATACGCTCTTGCTTGTACTTGATGCTGGCGGTGATATTGATGCGCCAGAGCGGCACCACGAGACAAATGATACCTTGCACAGCTCTGCTTCGCTCGATAAACTAGTACACTACTTTGCCGACAAGAACCGTTTCGGCGTGCTGACTTCCGCGCCTGGAACGCAAGGAACATTGGTCAAGGACTTTTATatcgcgccgctccgcgCACACACCGAGGTTCCCGACTGGGTCTATGCCTTGCGCCCCGACGGACTCGGTAAAAAATGgcacgcatcgcgcccGGCGAATATTCTCCTCGTTGTGCTTGTGTTTTTTAAGTCTGCTTTGGAGacacagctgcgcgagccgcacgcatttgcgcctgcacctgcgcctgtacgtccacctgcgcctgcgcctgtgcatgCACCCAATGCGCCTACGCCGGTagcgctcgacgcactGCTCAATGTCAATCCAGACGCAATCCAAAATCTGCTATCGACACTGGGCAATGCCAGGCCGCCGGGCGCACCGCCGGGCGTGGTGCCTTTTCCCCCGCCCATGCGGCCGCCTCCGATAGAGCACCAGAGCATCCCGCCGCcgggcgtgccgccgccgcctcCCATGGCGCGCCCCATGCGTGCTTGGGGCCCAAGCGCTCCTCCTGGCGAATCTCGCGGTCCGCCCTTACCGTGggatgcaccgcgcccgCCGTTTCCCGGCTACGGGCTGCCCGAAGCCCCTCCCGGTTTTAATacgtcgcgcggcggatgGTACGGCGGCAATACCGATCGGAGTAGCACAAGCCCGTACAACGGCCCCCGAAAACAGCACGGCGGACGGCGCCGTGAGCGATAG
- the TOM40 gene encoding translocase of outer mitochondrial membrane (EggNog:ENOG503NURF; BUSCO:EOG09262M2J; COG:U), with product MAEAAPAPVPVPMPHVTDTQLVTPSITVQRPSIEATLRSYYSALDPVLRPVTDAWQALRERRKALNLPNLGTVEKLQAEVKMVQTTNFQFEGARADLTKALSMNPIFQVTHAFTLAGVGKNAYNFGAVYGDNMRFYQAGLDDTGNVTMRLNRSWMPGHISKIQAQLAPPSGQTFVQMEYDWQGTDSSMNFKALNPSPVNGTGIYVANFLQTLTHRFAIGAEAVFQRPSPEVEEASIGYLAKLVGDKKDWIASAQWQPQGVGQFTYWQQLSEQVDVAADLQMIMMQQRRDAQATLSARYSFRMSSLRAQLDSLGKLSSVYEARISPAFAFTFSGEIDHLNGDSKFGLGVSIESGSEAMDPTLPPPVPPTVPM from the coding sequence ATGGCAGAAGCTGCACCCGCACCCGTTCCGGTGCCGATGCCGCACGTCACGGACACGCAACTGGTCACTCCCTCTATTACTGTGCAGAGGCCCTCGATTGAGGCGACGCTCCGTTCGTACTATTCCGCGCTAGACCCTGTGCTGCGCCCGGTTACCGATGCTTGGCAAGCATTGCGCGAGaggcgcaaagcgctgaACCTGCCCAACCTGGGCACTGTCGAGAAGCTGCAGGCAGAGGTCAAGATGGTGCAGACGACCAACTTCCAGTTtgaaggcgcgcgcgctgacTTGACCAAAGCGCTAAGCATGAACCCCATTTTCCAGGTTACGCACGCGTTTACACTTGCAGGCGTCGGCAAGAATGCGTACAACTTTGGCGCAGTCTATGGCGATAATATGCGCTTCTACCAGGCTGGTCTGGATGACACGGGCAATGTCACTATGCGTCTAAACCGCAGCTGGATGCCTGGCCACATTTCCAAAATCcaggcgcagcttgcgccgccgtctgGACAGACCTTTGTCCAGATGGAGTACGACTGGCAGGGCACGGACTCAAGCATGAACTTCAAGGCGCTGAACCCGTCGCCGGTGAATGGCACGGGCATCTACGTTGCCAACTTTCTCCAGACGCTCACGCACCGCTTTGCCATTGGTGCCGAGGCCGTCTTCCAGCGCCCGAGCCCCGAGGTGGAGGAGGCGAGCATTGGCTACCTGGCCAAGCTTGTGGGCGACAAGAAGGACTGGATTGCGAGCGCCCAGTGGCAGCCGCAGGGTGTTGGCCAATTTACATACTGGCAGCAGCTCAGCGAGCAAGTGGACGTTGCCGCCGACTTGCAGATGATTAtgatgcagcagcggcgcgacgcgcaagcgacgcTTTCTGCGCGATACTCGTTCCGCATGTCTTCgctccgtgcgcagctcgatAGCTTGGGCAAGCTCTCGTCTGTTTATGAGGCACGCATCTCTCCCGCATTCGCCTTCACGTTTTCTGGCGAGATTGATCACCTGAACGGAGACTCCAAGTTTGGTCTTGGCGTGTCGATTGAAAGCGGGTCCGAGGCTATGGACCCGACGCTCCCCCCGCCTGTGCCGCCTACGGTGCCCATGTAG